A genomic region of Streptosporangium lutulentum contains the following coding sequences:
- the hisC gene encoding histidinol-phosphate transaminase has translation MPRFRAILDTVPAYKAGKTAVSADGRSYKLSSNESPYGPLPSVVEAVSKAASEMHLYPDPAATELTNTIAEKYGVPPEHVAPGAGSVTLLQQLLETVGEPGAEVVYAWRSFEAYPLMADLSGVTSVRVPLLGETHHLEAMADAITPRTRMVFVCNPNNPTGTVVHAAELEAFLNRVPEDVLVVLDEAYREYVRDADVTDGLTVYRERPNVAVLRTFSKAYGLAGLRVGYLIADEPVASAVRKTTVPFAVNHLAQVAAIASLAAEDELLERVDAVVKERGRVREALISQGWTVPVTEANFVWLRLGERTMDFAGSCAVQGLAVRPFAGEGARITIGTPEANDAFLAAAEAFRNA, from the coding sequence ATGCCTCGTTTCCGCGCGATTCTGGACACGGTGCCCGCCTACAAGGCGGGCAAGACCGCGGTGTCCGCCGACGGTCGGTCCTACAAGCTGTCTTCGAACGAATCCCCCTACGGACCGTTGCCCTCCGTGGTCGAGGCGGTTTCGAAGGCGGCGTCCGAGATGCATCTCTACCCCGATCCCGCGGCCACGGAACTGACCAACACGATCGCCGAGAAGTACGGCGTGCCGCCCGAGCACGTCGCGCCCGGCGCGGGGTCGGTGACGCTGCTGCAGCAGCTCCTGGAGACCGTTGGAGAGCCGGGCGCCGAGGTGGTCTACGCCTGGCGGTCGTTCGAGGCGTACCCCCTCATGGCCGACCTGTCCGGGGTGACCTCGGTACGGGTCCCTCTGCTGGGTGAGACGCACCACCTGGAGGCCATGGCCGACGCGATCACCCCGCGGACGCGCATGGTCTTCGTCTGCAACCCGAACAACCCCACCGGCACGGTCGTCCACGCGGCCGAGCTGGAGGCCTTCCTGAACAGGGTCCCCGAGGACGTGCTCGTCGTGCTCGACGAGGCCTACCGGGAGTACGTCAGGGACGCCGACGTCACCGACGGGCTCACCGTCTACCGCGAGCGGCCGAACGTGGCCGTGCTGCGGACGTTCTCCAAGGCGTACGGCCTGGCCGGGCTCCGGGTGGGCTATCTGATCGCCGATGAGCCGGTGGCGTCCGCCGTGCGCAAGACGACGGTGCCCTTCGCGGTCAACCACCTGGCCCAGGTCGCCGCGATCGCCTCCCTGGCGGCCGAGGACGAGCTGCTGGAGCGGGTGGACGCCGTGGTCAAGGAGCGCGGCCGGGTCCGCGAGGCCCTGATCTCCCAGGGCTGGACGGTGCCCGTCACCGAGGCCAACTTCGTCTGGCTCCGCCTGGGCGAGCGCACGATGGACTTCGCCGGGTCCTGCGCGGTTCAGGGGCTCGCGGTGCGTCCCTTCGCGGGGGAGGGCGCCCGGATCACCATCGGCACCCCCGAGGCCAACGACGCCTTCCTGGCCGCCGCCGAGGCCTTCAGGAACGCCTGA
- a CDS encoding Uma2 family endonuclease, which yields MPDREDEMSIAPLAEAEPIPDWAIPPKEGFTADDLDRLPGIPPHTELIDGTLVFVSPQTRFHGLVIFLLRRELDLTAPAHLRVEQEMTVKLGRRQRPEPDLVLLHAHASSDLMRTFYEASDVLLAVEVVSEESEERDRNRKPQLYAEAGIPHFWRIENVENRPSVYVYELNPVTKAYALTGIHQDRLKLSLPYDIDIDLTEIGKPRSLPGQ from the coding sequence ATGCCCGACCGGGAGGACGAGATGAGCATCGCACCCTTGGCCGAAGCCGAGCCCATTCCCGACTGGGCGATTCCTCCCAAAGAGGGCTTCACCGCCGATGACCTCGATCGGCTTCCCGGGATCCCCCCTCACACCGAACTGATCGATGGCACGCTCGTGTTCGTGAGTCCTCAGACCCGCTTTCACGGTCTCGTGATTTTCCTCCTTCGCAGAGAGCTTGATCTGACGGCACCTGCTCATCTTCGAGTGGAACAGGAGATGACTGTAAAGCTGGGACGACGGCAGCGGCCGGAGCCGGACCTGGTGCTCCTTCACGCACACGCGTCATCCGATCTCATGCGGACCTTCTACGAGGCGTCAGATGTGCTGCTCGCCGTCGAAGTCGTCTCCGAGGAGTCCGAAGAACGCGATCGTAACCGCAAGCCTCAGTTGTATGCCGAGGCTGGAATCCCCCACTTCTGGCGGATCGAGAACGTTGAGAACCGCCCCAGCGTCTACGTCTACGAACTGAACCCGGTGACCAAGGCATACGCGCTCACCGGCATCCATCAGGATCGATTGAAGCTCAGCCTTCCCTATGACATCGACATCGACCTGACGGAGATCGGTAAGCCTCGATCCCTGCCTGGCCAGTAG